A DNA window from Acidobacteriota bacterium contains the following coding sequences:
- a CDS encoding Vps62-related protein gives MKKCRRSIMVSLPIFVIWISAITSSTIANAQSVQSAGLDIDFTRSYSLVWTDKGSGAAADVSFWRPEPASGWFRVGHHVKRGYGNPTEATMVVRARSGAPLARPVDYILVWDDSGSGSAQDASVWRPVCPSGFSSMGDVASGSRVKPALDEVVCVQQSFLGAANPGSEIWNDTGSGAARDFAAWNVVSPAADASFSYFSRGLFFGDASHNRPQPASVGGLWAIRVPKPTIAGSPLPVDPSGGSADQQFWDAIKTSQRVQDYQAYLQNFPNGQFTALARLKIDQLAPSAPTFQPPIASTGSSPDQQFWDAIKASQRVQDYQSYLQNFPNGQFVPLARLKIDQLNQSTMPVTAPSAISQDQIFWDAVKNSQRVSDYQSYLNNFPNGQFVAVARLKIDQLSQSGGTFQPPMNAGNGADQQFWDAVKNSQRVSDFQSYLQSFPNGQFSSLARLKIDQLSVPMAPSVSQNARFLNQLAAENRAKLPLTVGDIQLFDAFSICRSGCQQIGNSESLVIRARTPNLAKQNVSIGQVEQTLKPAMLQGYCGSPEQRNNVTFDIDVADRFNQKIGNFFINARDCGGGTTAAVPPTIPRSQAPLTGFQQVIAAAQPGSINEIARARTFFVVSNDFSIKSKISATLTKEIPQLQPAASEQSADFLIGFELTDRITGQVTANDQSNANLRGELIVFTVVPAIGNRPENIRILFRIKKDRSFGVFSSTPDENAAKDFAKQLAKLII, from the coding sequence ATGAAAAAGTGTAGACGGTCAATCATGGTTTCGTTGCCGATATTCGTTATTTGGATCTCAGCGATCACATCATCGACGATCGCCAACGCTCAATCGGTGCAATCGGCGGGACTTGATATTGATTTTACTCGCAGTTACAGCCTCGTTTGGACGGACAAGGGCAGCGGAGCCGCTGCCGACGTTTCGTTTTGGCGCCCCGAACCGGCCAGCGGCTGGTTCCGTGTCGGACACCATGTGAAACGGGGTTATGGAAACCCGACCGAAGCGACGATGGTCGTGCGTGCGCGAAGCGGCGCTCCTCTCGCACGGCCGGTCGACTACATTTTAGTTTGGGATGACTCTGGTTCCGGATCTGCCCAGGATGCGTCGGTGTGGCGGCCGGTGTGCCCGAGCGGATTCAGCTCGATGGGAGACGTCGCCAGCGGCAGCCGTGTAAAACCGGCGCTGGATGAGGTAGTCTGCGTTCAACAAAGCTTTCTCGGAGCCGCAAATCCCGGCAGCGAGATATGGAACGACACCGGCTCGGGAGCGGCTCGTGATTTCGCAGCGTGGAATGTCGTTTCACCGGCAGCGGACGCCAGCTTCAGCTATTTTAGCCGCGGCCTGTTCTTTGGAGATGCATCTCATAATCGTCCTCAACCCGCCAGCGTGGGCGGACTTTGGGCGATAAGGGTACCGAAGCCGACCATAGCAGGATCTCCTTTACCGGTCGATCCGTCAGGCGGATCGGCGGACCAACAGTTCTGGGACGCGATCAAGACAAGTCAGCGAGTTCAGGATTATCAGGCGTATTTGCAGAATTTTCCAAATGGACAGTTCACCGCATTGGCCCGGTTAAAGATCGACCAACTCGCACCATCGGCACCGACATTCCAGCCGCCTATCGCATCGACGGGCAGCTCCCCGGATCAACAATTTTGGGACGCGATCAAGGCCAGCCAGCGCGTCCAGGACTATCAAAGTTATCTACAGAACTTCCCCAACGGACAGTTCGTACCGCTGGCTCGGTTAAAGATTGATCAGCTGAACCAAAGTACAATGCCGGTCACGGCGCCGTCAGCCATCAGCCAGGATCAGATATTCTGGGATGCCGTCAAAAACAGCCAGCGCGTTTCGGATTACCAAAGCTATCTCAACAACTTTCCAAACGGGCAGTTCGTCGCAGTCGCCCGTCTGAAGATCGATCAGTTAAGTCAGAGCGGAGGAACTTTTCAGCCTCCTATGAACGCGGGCAACGGAGCCGATCAGCAATTCTGGGACGCGGTAAAGAATAGTCAGCGCGTTTCGGACTTTCAAAGCTATCTGCAGAGTTTCCCGAATGGCCAGTTCTCATCGCTCGCTCGACTTAAGATCGATCAGCTATCCGTTCCGATGGCCCCGTCGGTTTCGCAAAATGCTCGATTCCTAAATCAGTTAGCTGCCGAGAACCGGGCAAAACTGCCACTTACAGTCGGGGATATACAGCTATTTGATGCGTTTTCCATTTGTCGATCGGGATGCCAACAAATTGGTAACAGCGAGTCGCTCGTGATCCGTGCCAGAACGCCAAATCTCGCGAAACAAAATGTTTCTATCGGCCAGGTTGAACAGACCCTAAAACCAGCGATGTTGCAGGGATACTGCGGATCCCCCGAGCAGAGGAATAATGTGACGTTTGATATTGACGTTGCCGATAGGTTCAACCAGAAGATCGGAAATTTCTTCATCAACGCTCGCGATTGTGGTGGCGGCACTACCGCGGCCGTGCCGCCAACGATCCCTAGGTCGCAGGCTCCATTAACCGGGTTTCAACAGGTTATAGCCGCCGCTCAGCCCGGAAGCATCAATGAGATCGCACGGGCTCGGACGTTCTTTGTCGTTAGCAATGATTTTTCGATAAAGAGCAAGATCTCAGCCACACTGACGAAGGAAATTCCTCAGCTGCAGCCCGCGGCTAGCGAGCAAAGTGCGGACTTTTTGATCGGATTCGAACTGACAGACCGGATCACCGGCCAGGTCACGGCAAATGACCAGTCGAATGCGAATCTGCGGGGAGAGCTTATCGTCTTTACCGTAGTTCCGGCGATCGGCAACCGGCCCGAGAACATCCGTATTCTGTTCCGGATAAAGAAGGACCGAAGTTTTGGTGTTTTCAGTTCCACGCCCGACGAGAATGCCGCAAAGGACTTTGCTAAACAACTTGCGAAATTGATCATCTAG
- a CDS encoding sigma-70 family RNA polymerase sigma factor yields MSERSPNEITQLLREWSLGDELALENLMPLVYAELHLMARRYMQSQPSGHTLQPTALIHEMYVKLAGQEEQNWQNRAHFFGVASKAMRHILVDHARNRSSRKRSGGQRVDLNEEMIISDERSDGLVELDEALTRLSLIDERKGRVVEMKYFGGLSNEEMAQVLKVTTKTVIRDWQFARTWLLRELSN; encoded by the coding sequence ATGAGCGAACGATCACCGAATGAGATCACCCAACTCTTGCGCGAATGGAGCTTGGGCGACGAGCTGGCACTCGAGAACCTGATGCCGCTCGTCTATGCCGAATTGCATCTCATGGCCCGGCGGTATATGCAGAGCCAGCCGAGCGGGCATACCTTACAGCCGACAGCTCTGATCCATGAAATGTACGTCAAACTCGCCGGTCAGGAGGAGCAAAACTGGCAGAACCGAGCCCATTTTTTCGGGGTGGCGTCGAAGGCAATGCGTCACATATTGGTTGACCACGCGCGAAATCGCAGTTCGAGGAAACGATCCGGCGGACAGCGAGTGGATCTTAACGAAGAAATGATCATTTCCGACGAGCGCTCGGATGGGCTTGTCGAGCTTGATGAAGCTCTGACGAGGCTTTCCCTGATCGACGAACGGAAGGGCCGAGTGGTCGAAATGAAATACTTTGGCGGCCTAAGCAACGAAGAAATGGCCCAGGTCTTGAAAGTGACCACTAAAACCGTCATCCGCGATTGGCAATTCGCGAGAACCTGGCTTTTGCGGGAACTATCGAACTAA
- a CDS encoding protein kinase produces the protein MEPERLAQVEDIYHAVLEVPADEWPSFLSSSCGGDLELRLEVESLLSFANKPLSLIDDPPTDVAADLVREQLRRNLVGKRVKHYKILSQLGAGGMGDVFLALDTALERKVAIKILTAQFDHDADGLRRFIREAKAASALNHPNIITVHEVSKTRNTPFIATEFIDGITLRKAMDDGEMTFEKRLDLVSQVASALVAAHSAGIFHRDIKPENIMLRTDGLVKVLDFGLAKIAGVPLIASDNITHAAPTDPLLSAAGLVMGTLAYMSPEQAAGEPVDARSDIWSLGVVMFEFFYERKPFKGNTAGEMLASMQEKDQETFIGTLPGGLEKVICRAMRRDPDERYQDAADMLSGIKAVRKIWPDDNSIGSTRKIDTAGKDDTEGRAVRSSAARWSGPRAIMIGILFLAAAIASVTAYFYNGKDPVPVNTVAVLPFDNATGDLESEYLSDALADSLIDELSKLSGVKVIARGSSFRFKGTEFDYQKIGRELSVRALLNGRVTKQDDKLNVRAELIDVTDNSQIWGGQFDGRPADLIKIQGEILRQIAAKLNLGLTGSEQRRLAERDQADPRAYELLQKGHFYRAKSGAENSKKAIELFLQALVIDSNYGSAYASLAGSYLYLGQNGFQDPIEMTQKARAAAERAIELDDNLAEAHLAMAGVCRLDWDWVGAEREYKRAIELNPNLAAVHFGYSFFLTTQARHDEAAAEMRLGRELDPLKSTINSDIAYGFYFARQYDRALEQYNISIELDPASGGGHYGRALTYSAQGRIKEAISGYRDMLRIGGDHAGVRCYLGSALARDGQLGEAKAILRGLENNTAYVSPLELAILYVGLGERNKALAALERAYDEHDSQIQYLLVEPNFDSLRSEPRFTALLSKVSLPV, from the coding sequence ATGGAACCCGAACGACTCGCTCAGGTTGAAGATATCTATCACGCGGTGCTCGAGGTGCCCGCCGATGAATGGCCGTCGTTTCTCTCGAGCTCATGCGGCGGCGACCTCGAACTTCGCCTTGAAGTTGAATCCCTGCTTTCGTTTGCAAATAAACCACTCAGCCTGATCGACGATCCGCCGACCGACGTCGCCGCTGACCTAGTTAGGGAACAACTGCGACGAAACCTGGTCGGCAAGAGGGTCAAGCACTACAAGATACTGTCGCAGCTCGGTGCGGGCGGAATGGGTGATGTTTTTCTCGCATTGGATACGGCTCTTGAGCGCAAAGTTGCCATCAAGATCCTTACTGCTCAATTTGATCACGATGCTGACGGACTTCGGCGTTTTATTCGCGAAGCTAAAGCTGCCTCCGCACTCAATCATCCAAATATCATCACTGTCCACGAGGTAAGCAAGACAAGAAATACCCCGTTCATTGCCACCGAGTTCATCGACGGCATCACGCTTCGAAAGGCAATGGATGATGGCGAAATGACATTTGAGAAGCGTCTGGATCTGGTTTCCCAGGTCGCGTCGGCTCTCGTTGCAGCGCATTCGGCGGGTATTTTTCACCGCGACATAAAGCCCGAGAACATAATGCTCCGCACGGATGGGTTGGTAAAGGTTCTCGACTTTGGCCTGGCAAAGATAGCGGGAGTGCCGTTAATCGCGTCAGACAATATTACGCACGCTGCTCCAACCGATCCGCTCCTGTCGGCAGCGGGACTAGTGATGGGAACCCTGGCATATATGTCGCCCGAACAGGCGGCAGGCGAACCGGTCGACGCCCGAAGCGATATCTGGAGTCTCGGCGTGGTGATGTTTGAGTTTTTTTACGAACGTAAGCCGTTCAAAGGCAATACGGCCGGTGAAATGCTCGCGTCGATGCAGGAAAAAGATCAGGAAACTTTCATTGGAACCCTGCCGGGTGGGTTGGAAAAAGTTATTTGCAGGGCGATGAGGAGAGATCCTGATGAACGCTATCAGGACGCTGCCGACATGCTCTCCGGTATCAAGGCGGTGAGAAAAATCTGGCCGGATGATAATTCCATTGGCAGCACCCGAAAAATCGACACCGCCGGAAAAGATGATACTGAAGGTCGTGCAGTTAGATCTTCTGCCGCAAGATGGTCTGGCCCAAGGGCTATTATGATCGGGATCCTGTTTCTGGCGGCAGCGATCGCCTCAGTCACCGCATATTTTTATAATGGGAAAGATCCTGTACCGGTAAATACGGTCGCGGTCTTGCCATTTGATAACGCAACGGGCGATCTGGAATCGGAATATTTGTCCGACGCCCTTGCCGACTCACTGATTGACGAGCTCTCGAAACTGTCCGGCGTTAAGGTCATTGCCCGGGGCTCGTCATTTAGATTCAAAGGAACGGAGTTCGATTATCAAAAGATCGGTCGGGAGTTAAGCGTACGGGCTCTCCTGAACGGCCGCGTGACGAAACAGGACGACAAGCTGAATGTGAGAGCGGAACTCATTGATGTGACCGATAATTCGCAGATCTGGGGAGGGCAATTCGACGGCAGGCCGGCAGATCTAATAAAGATCCAGGGTGAGATCCTACGTCAGATCGCCGCTAAACTTAATTTGGGGCTTACGGGAAGCGAGCAGCGGCGATTGGCCGAGCGCGATCAAGCAGATCCAAGGGCTTACGAACTGCTGCAAAAAGGTCATTTCTATCGTGCAAAAAGCGGAGCGGAAAACTCGAAGAAAGCTATTGAGTTGTTTCTGCAGGCTCTTGTGATCGACAGCAATTATGGATCGGCGTATGCTTCGCTGGCAGGGTCGTATCTTTATCTTGGCCAAAATGGGTTTCAGGACCCGATCGAAATGACCCAGAAGGCTAGGGCAGCTGCGGAGAGAGCCATCGAATTAGATGACAACCTAGCCGAGGCTCACCTCGCAATGGCTGGAGTTTGCCGTTTGGATTGGGATTGGGTTGGGGCGGAACGCGAATACAAAAGAGCGATCGAGCTAAACCCGAATCTTGCGGCGGTCCACTTTGGCTACTCATTCTTCCTCACTACGCAGGCCCGGCATGATGAGGCCGCGGCCGAGATGAGGCTTGGCCGCGAGCTTGATCCATTAAAGTCTACGATCAACTCGGATATTGCTTATGGGTTCTACTTTGCCCGCCAATACGACCGGGCACTGGAGCAGTACAATATAAGCATCGAACTGGATCCGGCTAGCGGCGGCGGCCATTACGGCAGGGCATTGACATATTCAGCTCAAGGGCGCATTAAAGAAGCTATCTCCGGTTACCGGGACATGCTGAGGATTGGCGGGGATCACGCGGGCGTCCGTTGTTATCTTGGCTCTGCCCTTGCCCGGGATGGACAGCTTGGTGAAGCGAAAGCCATTCTTCGCGGGCTTGAAAACAATACGGCATATGTGTCGCCGCTTGAGCTTGCGATCTTGTATGTAGGTCTCGGCGAACGCAATAAAGCACTTGCTGCCCTTGAGCGGGCTTACGATGAGCATGATTCGCAGATCCAGTACTTGCTGGTCGAACCGAATTTCGACAGCCTCCGCTCCGAACCGCGCTTTACCGCCCTGCTCAGTAAGGTCTCACTTCCGGTCTAA
- a CDS encoding pyrroline-5-carboxylate reductase, with product MANDLKNLHLAFIGCGVMGESMLAGLLRKDLVDPKNIAASHPRESRRKELAGKHGIAVFESNAEAAKMVIGKENSAVVICVKPQRLASVLSDLTGVLHLDQLVLSIVAGARIEHLADELGTAKIVRAMPNTPSQIGAGITAWTCTSAVDETERSHVSEMLSALGKELFVETENMIDMATSLSATGPTYIFMVMEALTDAGVHLGFSRDMAKELVQETMLGSVKFAMESHKHPAELRNMVTSPGGTSAEAIYQMEKGSLRTVLSKAVYAAYKRAVDLGKK from the coding sequence ATGGCGAACGATCTGAAGAATCTGCATTTAGCATTTATCGGCTGTGGTGTGATGGGCGAATCGATGCTCGCGGGGCTCTTGCGAAAAGACCTCGTCGATCCCAAGAATATCGCGGCGAGTCACCCGCGTGAGAGCCGCCGGAAAGAGCTGGCGGGAAAACACGGGATCGCAGTTTTTGAGAGCAATGCCGAAGCCGCGAAAATGGTCATCGGCAAAGAGAATTCGGCCGTTGTGATTTGCGTCAAGCCGCAGCGGCTCGCAAGCGTGCTGAGCGACCTGACCGGCGTGCTGCATCTCGACCAGCTCGTCCTCTCGATCGTCGCCGGAGCCCGGATCGAGCATCTTGCCGACGAACTCGGCACTGCCAAGATCGTCCGCGCAATGCCAAACACGCCTTCGCAGATCGGTGCTGGGATTACGGCCTGGACCTGCACCAGTGCGGTCGATGAGACCGAGCGCAGCCACGTGTCCGAGATGCTTTCGGCCCTCGGAAAAGAGCTTTTTGTCGAGACCGAGAACATGATCGACATGGCGACCTCGCTCTCCGCCACCGGCCCGACCTACATTTTCATGGTCATGGAAGCCCTCACCGACGCGGGCGTCCACCTCGGATTCTCACGCGACATGGCCAAGGAACTCGTCCAGGAAACGATGCTCGGCTCCGTTAAATTTGCCATGGAATCCCACAAACACCCCGCCGAACTCCGCAACATGGTCACCTCCCCCGGCGGCACCTCAGCCGAAGCCATCTACCAAATGGAAAAAGGCTCGCTCCGGACGGTACTATCGAAGGCGGTTTATGCGGCTTATAAACGGGCGGTCGATCTTGGAAAGAAGTAG
- a CDS encoding GNAT family N-acetyltransferase gives MIEIRKAETHDKPAIWQIIKAVIAGGDTYVFAPDSPEDEMMAYWFTPDKHNYVAVEGEEVLGIYWLRANNPGLGAHVGNGAYMVSPDAKGKGIGKQMAEHSIKEARRLGFTAIQFNFVVKSNTVAVNLWKSVGFEIIGEIPDAINHSKNGLTNAYIMYRRL, from the coding sequence ATGATCGAGATCCGCAAAGCCGAGACCCACGACAAACCTGCGATATGGCAAATAATCAAAGCGGTGATCGCTGGCGGAGATACATACGTCTTCGCGCCTGACTCGCCTGAAGACGAGATGATGGCGTACTGGTTCACCCCGGACAAACACAATTATGTCGCAGTCGAAGGCGAGGAAGTGCTTGGCATTTATTGGCTCAGAGCAAACAATCCCGGCCTTGGTGCCCACGTTGGAAACGGTGCATACATGGTCTCGCCAGATGCGAAGGGTAAAGGGATCGGCAAACAAATGGCCGAACACTCGATTAAAGAGGCCCGCCGACTCGGATTCACCGCGATACAATTCAATTTCGTCGTAAAAAGCAACACCGTCGCCGTAAATCTATGGAAGAGCGTCGGCTTCGAGATCATCGGCGAGATCCCGGATGCCATCAACCACTCAAAAAACGGCCTGACGAATGCATATATAATGTATCGAAGGTTATGA
- a CDS encoding tyrosine--tRNA ligase, translating to MIIDEQIEFLKKGTVDVIREEDLRKKLERAEKTGKPLRVKLGLDPTAPDIHVGHTVVIRKLKAFQDLGHTVIFLIGDFTGMIGDPSGKNVTRPPLSREEINVNAETYKRQMFKLLDPEKTELRFNGEWMDKFNAADFIKLCAKTTVKQILERDDFTKRMNEEKPISLHELLYPLVQGYDSVALNADVELGGTDQKFNLLMGRNLQREYAQEPQVIITTPLLEGLDGVNKMSKSLGNYIGIDEPAGEMFGKVMSITDDLMWRYFELLTDLSPSEISNLRSEIAEGKNPRDVKVNLAKLIIADFHSQAAADAAEEEFVKRFVQKEVPDEIEEKTVAAGTYALAALIADTGLAASKGEARRLIEQGGVKVNGEKASAANAEIAIDADGVLLQVGKRKFLKVIA from the coding sequence ATGATCATTGACGAACAAATAGAATTCCTAAAAAAAGGCACCGTTGACGTTATTCGCGAGGAAGACCTCCGCAAAAAGCTCGAGCGTGCCGAGAAGACCGGAAAGCCGCTTCGGGTAAAGCTTGGGCTTGACCCGACCGCGCCGGATATCCACGTCGGACACACGGTTGTCATTCGCAAATTGAAGGCGTTTCAGGACCTGGGGCATACGGTTATCTTTTTGATCGGTGATTTTACGGGGATGATCGGCGACCCTTCGGGCAAGAACGTCACGCGACCGCCGCTTTCGCGGGAAGAAATAAATGTGAACGCCGAAACCTACAAACGGCAGATGTTCAAACTGCTCGATCCGGAGAAGACGGAACTGCGGTTTAACGGCGAGTGGATGGATAAATTTAACGCGGCTGATTTCATTAAGCTCTGCGCCAAAACCACCGTCAAACAGATCCTCGAACGCGACGATTTTACCAAGCGGATGAACGAGGAAAAGCCCATCTCGCTTCACGAACTGCTGTATCCGCTGGTCCAGGGTTACGATAGCGTTGCTCTGAATGCGGATGTCGAACTAGGCGGAACCGATCAGAAATTCAACCTCCTGATGGGGCGCAACCTGCAGCGTGAATACGCTCAGGAACCGCAGGTCATCATTACCACGCCGCTGCTCGAAGGCCTCGATGGCGTCAACAAAATGTCAAAATCGCTCGGCAACTACATCGGCATCGACGAACCCGCGGGCGAGATGTTTGGCAAGGTAATGTCGATCACCGACGACCTGATGTGGCGATATTTCGAGCTGCTGACGGATCTGTCGCCGTCTGAAATTTCGAATCTGAGATCTGAAATCGCGGAAGGTAAAAATCCTCGTGACGTTAAAGTGAATCTCGCTAAGTTGATCATAGCTGATTTTCATTCTCAAGCAGCGGCTGACGCGGCTGAGGAAGAATTCGTCAAACGTTTTGTTCAAAAAGAAGTTCCCGACGAGATCGAGGAAAAGACCGTAGCTGCCGGAACATACGCCCTCGCGGCACTCATCGCCGATACCGGCCTCGCCGCGTCAAAAGGCGAAGCCCGACGCCTGATCGAACAGGGCGGCGTCAAGGTCAACGGCGAAAAAGCGTCCGCAGCGAACGCCGAGATAGCTATTGATGCCGATGGAGTTTTACTTCAAGTTGGGAAGCGGAAGTTTTTAAAAGTGATCGCGTAG
- a CDS encoding metallophosphoesterase, which produces MRETATKRVKLSERISAYVASEEPIRKLAGNWSKTARTALNEANSLSLERVEIRLKRLPKQLDGFKIIHLSDIHHSPFTGIEHIRRVVKVANRLRPDIFLLTGDYVSHEREYIAPVAAELAKLKAKFGVHACLGNHDHWTDADLVTHLFRGEGINMLVNEGFRFEARGASFWLAGVDDYMVGRTDVPAALKGSFPDEMKLLLAHNPIIFREAARYGVDLTLSGHTHGGQIKFRDDQKRLLRPRKLRAGLYERRRSQVYVTRGIGTVVVPMRYQCPPEISLLELKCF; this is translated from the coding sequence ATGAGAGAAACTGCAACAAAGCGGGTAAAGCTGTCTGAACGGATCAGTGCGTACGTTGCATCTGAGGAGCCGATACGGAAGCTTGCTGGGAACTGGTCGAAGACCGCGCGAACCGCCCTTAATGAGGCGAACAGCCTTTCGCTCGAGCGGGTTGAAATTCGTCTGAAGCGTCTGCCGAAACAGCTCGACGGGTTTAAGATCATTCATCTCTCTGACATTCACCACAGTCCTTTTACCGGCATCGAGCACATCCGGCGCGTTGTAAAGGTCGCTAATCGGCTCCGGCCTGACATTTTTCTCCTGACGGGCGATTATGTCTCGCACGAGCGTGAATATATCGCTCCGGTGGCGGCTGAGCTCGCTAAACTAAAGGCAAAATTTGGCGTTCACGCGTGTCTTGGCAACCACGATCACTGGACCGACGCCGACCTCGTCACGCATCTTTTCCGGGGCGAAGGCATTAATATGCTGGTCAATGAAGGTTTCCGGTTCGAGGCTCGCGGGGCATCGTTCTGGCTGGCTGGGGTTGACGATTACATGGTCGGCAGAACCGACGTTCCGGCGGCGCTCAAAGGTTCGTTCCCTGACGAAATGAAACTCCTGCTTGCGCACAATCCGATCATCTTTCGCGAAGCCGCCCGTTACGGCGTCGATCTCACGCTCAGCGGCCACACGCATGGCGGCCAGATCAAATTTCGCGATGACCAAAAACGCCTTTTGCGTCCGCGCAAGCTGCGAGCCGGCCTTTACGAACGCCGACGCTCGCAGGTTTACGTCACACGCGGCATCGGCACCGTTGTCGTTCCAATGCGATACCAATGCCCGCCCGAGATCTCGTTATTGGAGCTGAAATGCTTTTAA
- a CDS encoding four helix bundle protein, whose translation MDKNDNLKDRTKKFALRVIKLVESLPKTVTGKTIGNQLIRSGTSVAANYRAACRARSTAEFISKLGIVEEETDESAFWIEMLVDSETLKAELVANLLDEANQLTAIWVSSINTARGKKRS comes from the coding sequence ATGGATAAAAATGACAATTTAAAGGACAGGACAAAAAAGTTTGCTTTGCGTGTAATCAAACTTGTGGAGAGTCTACCCAAAACTGTTACGGGGAAGACAATTGGGAATCAGCTCATACGTTCGGGAACATCCGTCGCTGCAAATTATCGGGCAGCTTGCAGGGCTCGATCAACGGCGGAGTTCATCTCAAAGCTTGGAATTGTCGAAGAAGAAACCGATGAATCAGCTTTTTGGATTGAAATGTTAGTTGACTCAGAAACTCTCAAGGCCGAATTGGTCGCGAATCTGCTCGACGAGGCCAACCAACTGACTGCAATATGGGTTTCTTCAATA